Proteins encoded by one window of Enterobacter pseudoroggenkampii:
- the mdtI gene encoding multidrug/spermidine efflux SMR transporter subunit MdtI, whose amino-acid sequence MQQFEWVHAAWLGFAIVLEILANVLLKFSDGFRRKLYGLMSIAAVLGAFSALSQAVKGIDLSVAYALWGGFGIAATLAAGWVLFGQRLNNKGWMGLILLLAGMIMIKLA is encoded by the coding sequence ATGCAACAGTTTGAATGGGTTCATGCGGCCTGGCTGGGGTTCGCCATTGTGCTGGAAATCCTGGCGAACGTTCTGCTGAAATTCTCTGATGGTTTTCGCCGTAAACTCTACGGCCTGATGTCGATTGCCGCGGTTCTGGGGGCGTTCAGCGCCCTGTCTCAGGCGGTAAAAGGGATCGATCTTTCGGTGGCCTATGCGCTGTGGGGCGGTTTTGGTATCGCCGCCACGCTGGCCGCAGGCTGGGTACTCTTCGGCCAGCGTTTAAATAACAAGGGCTGGATGGGGCTCATCTTGCTGCTTGCCGGCATGATCATGATAAAACTCGCCTGA
- a CDS encoding bifunctional diguanylate cyclase/phosphodiesterase: MYRTLSWRNIPNARTLFAMVFMAGIGLIISIIALLYLSLHLISTKTNEIDEHRTALSVQGAIQTSVNRVSSLVLDNAVWDDAVREAYRPTLDTDWLYNTWGAGFKINNLYDGTFVLDEHFNVIWGSFKSQPFQETNLDFFGKGLKALITQHARDLSSDKNIYAGISKTRSGVAFVGIGLIRPMVGRLQVTDGTRRYLVITRHLNARILSDLGATFQIDNLHFTPEKINELSMPLRSSAGELLGYLNWQARLPGAQAAQAASSDIRQIVVLASALILLFILVSSVGLYKLARGESQARLVARTDWLSHLPNRRALIEALDRVRLRGDTDVKSVVFIDLDGFKDVNDIYGHSVGDDLIVAIAKTLSERVPPGGMLARMGGDEFAMTIGGDDAEALATAFAVSVLDFLTTPVQLGERTIHIGASIGIASGTLTECNSSELFRRADIAMYHAKMSGKGRITHYDAELNSVRERKLAIENQIRDGLARDEFEVWYQPIIDAHSQTMSSVEALVRWPRRPDGPLGPDIFITIAETSGLIYKLGQFVLQRACQDLQPYGDLKLSVNISPAQFRDPAFEEKVASVLETTRFPAHRLQLEVTESYVLENPERARMAIANLKALGTAVALDDFGTGYSSIGYLRRFNFDTIKIDKSLAGLVDHDEQAAALVSGTVRIANALGMAVVAEGVETEKQMKLLRLAGCDQLQGFWFSQPMPIESIRALRKVRRC; encoded by the coding sequence ATGTATCGCACATTAAGCTGGCGCAATATTCCCAATGCGAGAACGTTGTTTGCCATGGTCTTCATGGCGGGGATCGGCTTAATCATCTCCATCATCGCACTGCTCTATCTTTCCCTGCATCTTATCAGCACCAAAACCAACGAAATTGATGAACACCGTACGGCGCTTTCCGTGCAGGGGGCTATTCAGACCTCGGTTAATCGCGTCTCCTCGCTGGTGCTGGATAACGCCGTCTGGGACGATGCGGTGCGGGAGGCCTACCGTCCCACGCTCGATACGGACTGGTTGTATAACACCTGGGGTGCTGGCTTTAAAATCAATAACCTCTATGACGGGACCTTCGTGCTGGATGAGCATTTCAATGTCATCTGGGGATCGTTTAAAAGTCAGCCTTTTCAGGAGACGAATCTCGATTTTTTTGGTAAGGGGCTGAAAGCCCTTATTACTCAGCACGCGCGCGACTTATCAAGCGATAAAAATATCTATGCCGGGATCAGCAAAACACGCAGCGGCGTCGCTTTTGTGGGCATTGGATTGATTCGCCCGATGGTTGGAAGATTACAGGTTACCGACGGAACACGCCGCTATCTGGTGATCACCCGTCATCTGAACGCCAGAATCTTATCCGACCTGGGAGCGACCTTTCAGATCGATAACCTTCACTTTACGCCGGAAAAAATTAACGAGCTGAGTATGCCGCTGCGCAGTTCGGCTGGGGAGCTGCTGGGCTATCTTAACTGGCAGGCGCGGCTTCCGGGGGCGCAGGCCGCCCAGGCGGCATCTTCTGATATCAGGCAGATTGTGGTGCTGGCATCGGCCCTGATCCTGCTCTTTATTCTGGTGAGCAGCGTGGGGCTGTACAAGCTTGCGCGAGGAGAAAGCCAGGCGCGTCTGGTTGCCAGAACGGACTGGCTAAGCCACTTGCCTAACCGGCGTGCACTCATCGAGGCTCTGGATCGGGTGCGTTTACGCGGTGATACCGACGTCAAAAGCGTGGTGTTTATCGATCTCGATGGTTTTAAGGATGTGAATGATATCTATGGTCACAGCGTGGGGGACGATCTCATCGTGGCGATTGCGAAAACGCTGAGTGAACGCGTGCCGCCGGGCGGGATGCTGGCGCGGATGGGCGGGGATGAATTTGCCATGACCATCGGCGGTGATGATGCAGAGGCGCTGGCTACCGCCTTTGCCGTTTCGGTGCTGGATTTTCTCACCACCCCGGTTCAACTGGGGGAACGCACCATCCATATCGGGGCCAGTATCGGTATCGCCAGCGGAACCCTGACTGAATGCAACAGCTCAGAACTGTTTCGCCGCGCCGATATTGCCATGTATCACGCCAAAATGAGCGGGAAAGGGCGTATTACCCACTATGATGCGGAGTTGAACAGCGTCCGGGAACGCAAGCTGGCGATTGAAAATCAGATTCGTGACGGTCTGGCACGCGATGAGTTTGAGGTCTGGTATCAGCCGATTATTGACGCCCACAGCCAGACAATGAGCAGCGTCGAGGCGCTGGTCCGCTGGCCGCGTCGTCCGGACGGGCCGCTTGGGCCGGATATTTTTATCACCATCGCGGAGACCAGCGGTCTGATTTACAAGCTGGGCCAGTTTGTGTTGCAGCGGGCCTGCCAGGATCTGCAGCCGTACGGCGACTTAAAGCTCTCCGTAAATATCTCCCCCGCGCAATTTCGCGATCCCGCCTTTGAAGAAAAAGTGGCCAGCGTGCTGGAGACCACCCGTTTTCCGGCCCACCGACTGCAGCTTGAGGTCACGGAGTCCTACGTGCTGGAAAACCCGGAGCGTGCCCGCATGGCGATAGCCAATCTTAAAGCGTTGGGCACCGCGGTGGCGCTGGATGATTTTGGTACCGGTTATTCCAGCATTGGCTATTTGCGGCGTTTTAACTTCGACACCATCAAGATCGATAAATCCCTGGCCGGGCTGGTGGACCACGATGAACAGGCGGCCGCGCTGGTGAGCGGCACGGTGCGGATCGCCAATGCGCTGGGCATGGCGGTGGTGGCAGAAGGGGTGGAAACCGAGAAGCAAATGAAACTGCTGCGGCTGGCTGGCTGCGATCAACTGCAGGGTTTTTGGTTCAGCCAGCCGATGCCGATTGAGTCAATCAGAGCGTTACGTAAGGTCAGACGCTGCTGA
- a CDS encoding trypsin-like serine peptidase, which translates to MRKSVVLLLGTFGLFSGFSHADDGGDDTISAKELKTLFFGHDDRTRVADPTQAPWDAIGQLETASGNLCTATLITPQLALTAGHCLLTPPNGKPDKAVALRFVSQKGTWRYEIHGIEGRVDPSLGKRLKPDGDGWIVPPGAASWDFGLIVLRYPPSGITPLPLFEGDKAALTAALKAADRKVTQSGYPVDHLDTLYTHTDCIVTGWAQTSVLSHQCDTLPGDSGSPLMLKTDNGWQLIGVQSSAPAAKDRWRADNRALSVTGFRDKLEALAQQ; encoded by the coding sequence ATGCGTAAATCTGTTGTGTTGTTACTGGGAACGTTTGGTCTTTTTTCTGGATTTTCACATGCGGATGATGGCGGTGATGACACCATTAGCGCGAAAGAGCTAAAGACGCTTTTTTTCGGTCATGACGATCGCACGCGCGTCGCCGATCCCACTCAGGCCCCCTGGGATGCTATAGGTCAACTGGAAACCGCCAGCGGTAACTTATGTACTGCGACGTTGATCACCCCGCAGCTTGCCCTGACGGCAGGCCACTGTCTGTTAACTCCACCAAACGGCAAGCCGGATAAAGCGGTTGCCCTGCGGTTTGTGTCGCAAAAAGGGACCTGGCGCTATGAAATCCACGGCATTGAAGGTCGGGTTGATCCTTCTCTTGGCAAACGCCTGAAACCGGATGGTGACGGCTGGATCGTGCCGCCGGGGGCTGCCTCATGGGACTTTGGCCTGATCGTTTTACGCTACCCGCCTTCAGGCATTACGCCGCTGCCGTTATTTGAGGGCGACAAAGCCGCACTCACCGCCGCGCTGAAAGCCGCCGACCGGAAGGTGACGCAATCGGGCTATCCTGTCGATCATCTGGATACGCTTTATACGCATACCGACTGTATTGTGACGGGCTGGGCGCAAACCAGCGTGCTCTCCCATCAGTGCGATACGTTACCGGGCGATAGCGGCTCACCGCTGATGCTGAAAACAGATAACGGCTGGCAGCTGATCGGTGTGCAGAGCTCTGCCCCGGCGGCGAAAGATCGCTGGCGCGCCGATAACCGGGCCTTGTCCGTGACCGGTTTTCGCGACAAGCTGGAAGCGCTGGCGCAGCAGTAA
- the asr gene encoding acid resistance repetitive basic protein Asr, with the protein MNKVLALVVAAAMGLSSAAFAADTTATAAPAAAPAATTTAAPAKAVHHKKHHKAAAKKEAAAPATAAPTEQKAQAAKKHHHKKAAKPAVEQKAQAAKKHHHKKAAKPAVEQKAQAAKKHHKKAVKHEAAKPAAQPAA; encoded by the coding sequence ATGAATAAAGTATTAGCTCTGGTTGTTGCCGCTGCTATGGGTCTGTCTTCTGCTGCATTTGCTGCTGACACTACCGCAACTGCTGCACCGGCTGCCGCACCTGCTGCAACCACCACCGCTGCCCCAGCAAAAGCGGTTCACCATAAGAAACATCACAAAGCTGCAGCGAAAAAAGAAGCCGCTGCACCTGCAACCGCAGCACCAACCGAGCAGAAAGCTCAGGCTGCCAAAAAGCACCACCACAAAAAAGCCGCTAAACCGGCTGTAGAGCAGAAAGCACAGGCTGCTAAAAAACACCACCACAAAAAAGCCGCTAAACCGGCTGTAGAGCAGAAAGCTCAGGCTGCTAAAAAGCATCACAAAAAAGCAGTAAAACACGAAGCTGCTAAACCAGCTGCACAGCCAGCTGCGTAA
- a CDS encoding carboxypeptidase M32, whose translation MQKTSAYQSLVKTFQRLSRFSHLSSIASWDMFTMMPPSGSAARGEALAEMSVLQHQLLTDKKVGDLLAAAAGEDLNDVEQANLREMTRHYQQASLLPETLVEAKSLAGSRCEHAWRTQRPANDWQGFSANLKEVVKLSREEARLRAEAKGCTPYDALLDIFEPDMTSARLDVLFGDMKSWLPDLLANVVEKQAQRSFVPPQGPFPTATQRELGLEAMKMLGFDFNGGRLDVSAHPFCGGVPEDVRITTRYDEDELLSALFGVIHETGHARYEQNLPRAWAGQPIALARSTAIHESQSLFFEMQLGRSEAFLKHLLPAVHARFGSQAAFSEENFIAWNQRVKPGYIRVDADEVSYPAHVVLRYEIERSLINGEIEVDDIPALWDEKMQAWLGLSTKDNYRNGCMQDIHWTDGGFGYFPSYTLGAMYAAQLFHAAKTALPGLQASIAEGDFSALFEWLRQNIWQHGSRFSTSQLITQATGEDLNIRYFREHLTSRYL comes from the coding sequence TTGCAAAAAACATCAGCCTATCAGTCACTTGTCAAAACCTTCCAGCGTCTCTCCCGCTTCTCGCACCTCTCCTCCATCGCCAGCTGGGACATGTTCACCATGATGCCGCCCAGCGGCAGCGCCGCGCGCGGCGAGGCGCTGGCAGAGATGAGCGTCCTGCAGCACCAGCTCCTGACCGATAAAAAAGTCGGCGACCTGTTAGCGGCGGCGGCAGGGGAAGATCTGAATGACGTCGAACAGGCCAACCTGCGGGAAATGACGCGCCACTATCAGCAGGCCTCGCTACTGCCGGAAACGCTGGTGGAAGCCAAATCCCTGGCGGGCAGCAGGTGTGAACACGCCTGGCGCACACAACGTCCCGCCAACGACTGGCAGGGTTTTTCCGCCAACCTGAAAGAGGTGGTCAAACTCAGCCGTGAAGAGGCGCGCCTGCGGGCGGAAGCCAAAGGCTGTACGCCGTACGATGCGCTGCTGGATATTTTTGAACCCGACATGACCAGCGCCCGTCTGGACGTGCTGTTCGGCGACATGAAGTCCTGGCTGCCGGACCTGCTGGCAAACGTCGTGGAAAAGCAGGCTCAGCGATCGTTTGTTCCTCCTCAGGGGCCTTTCCCGACGGCAACACAGCGTGAACTGGGCCTGGAAGCCATGAAGATGCTCGGCTTCGATTTTAACGGTGGTCGCCTGGACGTGAGTGCGCACCCGTTCTGCGGCGGCGTACCGGAGGACGTGCGCATCACCACGCGCTATGACGAGGATGAACTGCTCAGCGCGCTGTTTGGCGTGATCCATGAAACCGGACACGCGCGCTACGAACAAAACCTGCCGCGCGCATGGGCAGGACAGCCGATTGCGCTGGCCCGCTCAACCGCGATCCACGAATCCCAGAGCCTGTTCTTTGAGATGCAACTGGGACGCAGTGAAGCCTTCCTCAAGCATCTTCTCCCTGCGGTGCATGCCCGCTTTGGCAGCCAGGCGGCGTTCAGCGAAGAGAACTTTATCGCCTGGAACCAGCGCGTGAAGCCGGGCTATATCCGCGTCGATGCGGACGAAGTGAGCTACCCGGCGCACGTGGTGCTGCGCTATGAGATTGAGCGGTCGCTGATCAACGGCGAGATCGAAGTGGACGATATCCCTGCCCTGTGGGACGAGAAAATGCAGGCCTGGCTCGGGTTATCTACCAAAGACAACTACCGCAACGGCTGCATGCAGGATATCCACTGGACCGACGGCGGTTTTGGTTACTTCCCGTCGTATACGCTGGGAGCCATGTATGCCGCACAGTTGTTCCATGCGGCCAAAACGGCGCTTCCGGGTCTGCAGGCCTCCATCGCTGAAGGCGATTTTTCTGCACTTTTTGAATGGCTGCGTCAGAACATCTGGCAGCACGGCAGTCGCTTCAGCACGTCGCAGTTAATCACCCAGGCGACGGGCGAGGATCTGAACATCCGTTACTTCCGCGAACATCTGACCTCCCGTTATTTGTAA
- the puuE gene encoding 4-aminobutyrate transaminase: MSNQEFHQRRLSATPRGVGVMCDFFARTAENATLTDVEGNDYIDFAAGIAVLNTGHRHPELVAAVEKQLHQFTHTAYQIVPYESYVSLAEKLNELAPVQSPAKTAFFTTGAEAVENAIKIARAHTGRPGVIAFGGGFHGRTYMTMALTGKVAPYKLGFGPFPGSVYHVPYPSELHGITTQDAITAIERLFKADIEAKQVAAIIFEPIQGEGGFNVAPPELVAAIRRICDEHGIVMIADEVQSGFARTGKLFAMEHYADKPDLMTMAKSLAGGMPLSGVVGRADIMDAPAPGGLGGTYAGNPLAVAAAHAVLKIIDNESLCARARQLGDRLKATLEEIQGTFPALVAIRGRGSMIAAEFFDPESREPSAAIAQAIQQKALAQGLLLLICGQYGNVIRFLYPLTIPDAQFNQALAILQQVMRDKS, translated from the coding sequence ATGAGTAACCAGGAATTTCATCAGCGCAGACTTTCTGCCACCCCGCGCGGCGTAGGCGTAATGTGTGATTTCTTTGCCCGCACGGCGGAGAATGCCACGCTTACCGACGTGGAAGGCAACGACTATATTGATTTCGCCGCCGGGATCGCGGTACTGAATACCGGCCATCGTCATCCTGAACTGGTGGCTGCCGTGGAAAAACAGCTTCACCAGTTCACCCACACGGCCTACCAGATTGTGCCGTATGAAAGCTACGTTTCATTGGCCGAAAAACTTAACGAGCTGGCCCCGGTGCAGAGCCCGGCCAAAACGGCGTTCTTCACCACGGGCGCGGAAGCGGTGGAAAATGCCATTAAAATCGCCCGGGCCCACACCGGCAGACCGGGTGTGATAGCCTTCGGGGGAGGCTTTCACGGCCGAACCTATATGACCATGGCGTTAACCGGCAAGGTCGCACCTTACAAGCTCGGATTTGGTCCCTTCCCGGGGTCGGTTTATCACGTGCCGTATCCCTCCGAGCTGCACGGCATCACGACGCAGGATGCCATCACGGCGATAGAACGCCTGTTCAAAGCAGATATTGAGGCGAAACAGGTGGCGGCGATTATTTTTGAACCCATTCAGGGTGAAGGCGGATTCAACGTCGCCCCGCCAGAGCTGGTGGCCGCCATCCGCCGCATCTGTGATGAGCACGGGATCGTGATGATTGCCGACGAAGTGCAGAGCGGCTTCGCCCGTACGGGTAAGCTGTTTGCCATGGAACACTACGCGGACAAACCCGACCTGATGACGATGGCTAAAAGCCTTGCAGGCGGAATGCCGCTGTCCGGCGTGGTGGGCCGCGCCGACATCATGGACGCGCCGGCTCCCGGCGGCCTGGGGGGAACCTATGCCGGCAACCCGCTTGCGGTGGCCGCCGCGCACGCGGTGCTGAAGATTATCGACAACGAGTCGCTGTGCGCGCGCGCCCGTCAGCTGGGCGATCGGCTGAAAGCCACGCTGGAGGAGATTCAGGGCACCTTCCCTGCGCTCGTGGCGATAAGGGGAAGAGGATCGATGATTGCGGCGGAGTTTTTTGACCCCGAGAGCCGTGAACCTTCAGCCGCCATCGCGCAGGCGATCCAGCAAAAGGCGCTCGCTCAGGGCCTGCTGCTATTGATCTGCGGCCAGTACGGCAACGTGATCCGCTTCCTTTATCCGCTGACCATCCCGGATGCCCAGTTCAACCAGGCGCTGGCGATCCTGCAACAGGTTATGCGCGATAAGTCCTGA
- a CDS encoding NAD(P)/FAD-dependent oxidoreductase has product MTEHTTSYYAASANAYEPFPTLNESISCDVCVVGGGYTGLSSALHLAEMGYDVVLLEGARIGFGASGRNGGQLVNSYSRDIDVIEKNYGPDAARMLGSMMFEGGEIIRERIQRYQIQCDYRPGGLFVALNHKQLETLEEQKANWERYGNTQLELLDASAIRREVDSERYTGALLDRSGGHIHPLNLAIGEADAIRLNGGRVYEQSPVTAIQHTSPAVVSTQHGQVTARYVIVAGNAYLGDKIEPELAKRSMPCGTQVVTTAPLPEEVARTLIPNNYCVEDCNYLLDYYRLTADNRLLYGGGVVYGARDPDDVERLVMPKLLKTFPQLAGVKIDYRWTGNFLLTLSRMPQFGRLDKNIYYMQGYSGHGVTCTHLAGRLISELLRGDAERFDAFANLPHYPFPGGRSLRIPFTAMGAAYYSLRDRLGV; this is encoded by the coding sequence ATGACCGAACATACCACCAGCTACTACGCGGCCAGCGCGAACGCTTACGAACCTTTCCCGACGCTTAACGAGTCGATCAGCTGTGACGTATGCGTGGTGGGCGGCGGCTATACCGGCCTCTCCTCCGCGCTGCACCTCGCCGAAATGGGCTACGACGTGGTGCTCCTTGAAGGGGCGCGCATCGGCTTCGGCGCCAGCGGACGCAACGGCGGCCAGCTGGTTAACTCCTACAGCCGCGATATCGACGTGATCGAGAAAAACTACGGACCCGATGCCGCCAGAATGCTCGGGAGCATGATGTTTGAAGGCGGGGAAATCATCCGGGAGCGTATCCAGCGCTATCAGATTCAGTGCGACTATCGTCCCGGCGGGCTGTTTGTGGCGCTAAACCATAAGCAGCTGGAGACGCTGGAGGAGCAAAAAGCCAACTGGGAACGCTACGGCAACACGCAGCTCGAGTTGCTGGACGCCAGCGCCATCCGCCGGGAAGTCGACAGCGAACGCTATACCGGCGCGCTGCTGGACCGCAGCGGGGGGCATATTCACCCGCTGAACCTGGCGATCGGCGAAGCAGACGCCATTCGCCTGAACGGCGGGCGGGTATATGAACAGTCCCCGGTGACCGCCATTCAGCACACCAGCCCGGCCGTGGTGAGCACGCAGCATGGCCAGGTGACGGCCCGCTACGTGATCGTCGCCGGGAATGCTTATCTGGGCGATAAGATCGAACCGGAACTGGCAAAACGCAGCATGCCCTGCGGCACTCAGGTGGTGACCACCGCCCCGCTGCCGGAAGAGGTCGCCCGCACGCTGATCCCCAATAACTACTGCGTGGAAGATTGTAACTACCTGCTGGATTACTACCGTCTCACCGCCGACAACCGCCTGCTGTACGGTGGTGGCGTCGTGTATGGCGCGCGCGATCCGGACGATGTCGAGCGCCTGGTGATGCCAAAGCTGCTCAAGACCTTCCCTCAGCTGGCAGGCGTCAAAATCGACTACCGCTGGACGGGCAACTTCCTGCTGACCCTGTCGCGTATGCCGCAGTTTGGTCGTCTGGATAAAAACATCTATTACATGCAGGGCTACAGCGGCCACGGCGTGACCTGCACCCACCTGGCCGGACGGCTGATCTCGGAACTGTTGCGCGGTGACGCTGAGCGCTTTGATGCGTTTGCCAACCTTCCGCACTACCCCTTCCCGGGCGGCCGCAGCCTGCGGATTCCATTCACGGCGATGGGCGCGGCGTACTACAGCCTGCGCGATCGTCTTGGCGTATGA
- the puuC gene encoding aldehyde dehydrogenase PuuC, with the protein MHFKHLTYWQDKAKNSAIEARLFINGAYCDAADNATFDTVNPATQKTLANVARGKQADVDRAVQAAREVFERGDWSQASPAQRKAVLNKLADLMERHSEELALLETLDTGKPIRHSLRDDIPGAARAIRWYAEAADKVYGEVAPTGPGELAMIVREPIGVVAAIVPWNFPLLLACWKLGPALIAGNSVVLKPSEKSPLSALRLAGLAKEAGLPDGVLNVISGYGHEAGQALALHPEVEVLTFTGSTRTGKQLLKDAGESNMKRVWLEAGGKSANIIFADCPDLDKAVSATAAGIFYNQGQVCIAGTRLLLEDSIADAFLAELKAQARHWQPGDPLDPDSTMGMLIDAAHADAVHTFIREGTRKGSLLLDGREQSWPSAVGPTIFVDLEPDSPLCREEIFGPVLVVTRFKTEEEALTLANDSEYGLGAAVWTRDLSRAHRMSRRLKAGSVFVNNYNDGDMTVPFGGYKQSGNGRDKSLHALEKFTELKTIWIALEPQS; encoded by the coding sequence ATGCATTTTAAGCACCTGACTTACTGGCAGGATAAAGCAAAAAACAGCGCCATTGAGGCCCGGTTATTTATTAACGGTGCCTATTGTGACGCCGCCGATAATGCCACATTTGACACCGTCAATCCCGCTACCCAAAAGACGCTGGCGAACGTGGCCCGGGGCAAGCAGGCGGACGTGGACCGTGCAGTTCAGGCCGCGCGTGAGGTATTTGAGCGCGGTGACTGGTCACAGGCGTCTCCGGCGCAGCGCAAGGCCGTGCTAAATAAGCTCGCCGATTTGATGGAACGCCATAGCGAAGAGCTGGCGTTACTGGAAACGCTGGACACCGGTAAACCCATCCGCCACAGCCTGCGCGACGATATTCCCGGCGCGGCTCGCGCTATTCGCTGGTACGCCGAAGCGGCGGATAAAGTCTACGGCGAAGTGGCGCCTACGGGTCCGGGCGAGCTGGCGATGATCGTGCGCGAGCCCATCGGGGTTGTTGCGGCCATCGTCCCCTGGAACTTCCCGCTGCTGCTGGCCTGCTGGAAGCTGGGCCCGGCGCTGATCGCGGGCAACAGCGTGGTACTGAAACCGTCGGAGAAATCGCCGCTCTCCGCCCTGCGGCTGGCCGGGCTGGCGAAAGAGGCGGGCCTGCCGGACGGCGTGCTGAATGTGATAAGCGGTTACGGCCACGAAGCGGGCCAGGCGCTGGCGCTGCATCCGGAGGTTGAGGTGCTGACGTTTACCGGCTCTACCCGTACCGGCAAGCAGCTGTTGAAGGACGCGGGTGAAAGCAACATGAAGCGCGTCTGGCTGGAGGCAGGCGGCAAGAGCGCCAACATTATCTTTGCCGACTGTCCGGACCTGGACAAGGCCGTAAGCGCGACCGCCGCCGGGATTTTTTATAACCAGGGACAAGTCTGTATCGCCGGTACCCGCCTGCTGCTCGAAGACAGCATCGCCGATGCGTTCCTGGCAGAGCTGAAAGCGCAGGCCCGTCACTGGCAGCCAGGCGATCCGCTCGACCCCGACAGCACGATGGGCATGCTCATCGACGCTGCACACGCCGATGCCGTCCACACGTTTATTCGCGAGGGAACCCGGAAAGGCTCGCTGCTGCTGGACGGGCGGGAACAATCATGGCCTTCCGCAGTCGGTCCAACCATTTTTGTCGACCTCGAGCCCGACTCCCCGCTGTGCCGGGAAGAGATTTTCGGGCCGGTGCTGGTCGTTACCCGATTTAAAACCGAAGAAGAAGCCTTAACGCTGGCCAACGACAGTGAATACGGACTTGGCGCGGCGGTATGGACCCGCGATCTCTCCCGCGCGCACCGCATGAGCCGCCGCCTGAAAGCAGGCTCGGTCTTCGTCAATAACTATAACGACGGCGATATGACCGTACCCTTTGGCGGCTATAAGCAGAGCGGCAACGGTCGCGATAAGTCCCTGCACGCGCTGGAAAAATTTACCGAACTGAAAACCATCTGGATTGCCCTGGAGCCTCAATCATGA
- the puuR gene encoding HTH-type transcriptional regulator PuuR, with protein sequence MSDDGLAPGKRLSEIRQQLGLSQRRAAELSGLTHSAISTIEQDKVSPAISTLQKLLKVYGLSLSEFFSEPEKPDEPQVVINQEDLIEIGSQGVSMKLVHNGNPNRTLAMIFETYQPGTTTGERIKHQGEEIGTILEGEILLTINGQPYHLVAGQSYAINTGIPHSFSNTSAGICRIISAHTPTTF encoded by the coding sequence ATGAGCGATGACGGACTGGCGCCAGGGAAACGTCTGTCAGAGATCCGCCAGCAGCTGGGTCTCTCGCAGCGGCGTGCCGCCGAACTGTCTGGGTTAACACACAGTGCCATCAGCACCATTGAGCAGGATAAAGTCAGTCCTGCCATCAGTACGCTGCAAAAGCTACTGAAAGTCTATGGGCTGTCGCTCTCGGAATTCTTTTCGGAACCGGAAAAACCTGATGAACCGCAGGTGGTTATTAATCAGGAAGACCTTATCGAAATAGGCAGTCAGGGGGTTTCGATGAAGCTGGTTCATAACGGAAATCCGAACCGTACGCTGGCGATGATTTTTGAAACTTACCAGCCTGGAACCACGACCGGAGAGAGGATCAAACACCAGGGTGAGGAGATCGGTACGATACTGGAAGGTGAAATATTGTTGACCATTAATGGCCAGCCTTATCACCTGGTTGCGGGGCAAAGCTATGCCATCAATACCGGCATACCGCACAGCTTCAGCAACACCTCGGCAGGCATCTGCCGCATTATCAGTGCCCACACCCCCACCACGTTCTAA
- the puuD gene encoding gamma-glutamyl-gamma-aminobutyrate hydrolase: MENIMNKPVIGVVMCRNRLKGHETQTLQEKYLNAVINAGGLPIALPHALAEPELMNALLPTLDGIYLPGSPSNVQPHLYGENGDEPNADPGRDLLSMALIAAALERRIPIFAICRGLQELVVATGGTLYRRLFEQNDLLEHREDPELPVELQYAPSHEVQVQEGGLLSQIIPGCNKFWVNSLHGQGARTLGPRLRVEARSTDGLVEAVSVHDHPFALGVQWHPEWNSSEYALSRMLFEGFITACQSHVAEKQRL; encoded by the coding sequence ATGGAAAATATAATGAACAAGCCAGTTATTGGCGTGGTGATGTGCAGAAACAGGCTTAAGGGTCATGAGACCCAAACCCTGCAAGAAAAGTACCTGAATGCCGTTATTAACGCAGGGGGCTTACCTATTGCCTTACCGCATGCGCTGGCAGAGCCAGAGCTAATGAACGCTCTGCTGCCAACCCTGGACGGGATTTACCTGCCGGGCAGCCCAAGTAACGTGCAGCCGCACCTTTATGGTGAAAACGGCGATGAGCCTAACGCCGATCCCGGGCGAGATCTTCTGAGTATGGCGCTGATTGCCGCCGCGCTCGAAAGGCGCATCCCCATTTTCGCCATCTGCCGGGGGCTGCAGGAACTGGTTGTTGCGACGGGAGGAACGCTGTATCGCCGCCTGTTCGAGCAGAACGACCTGCTCGAGCATCGGGAAGATCCTGAACTGCCGGTTGAGCTACAATACGCCCCTTCTCATGAAGTTCAGGTTCAGGAAGGAGGACTGCTGTCTCAAATAATACCAGGCTGTAACAAATTTTGGGTAAACTCGTTACACGGGCAAGGCGCACGAACGTTAGGACCACGGCTCCGCGTGGAGGCCCGCTCGACGGACGGACTGGTCGAAGCGGTTAGCGTTCATGACCACCCTTTTGCCCTCGGCGTGCAATGGCACCCCGAATGGAACAGCAGCGAGTACGCCCTGTCACGCATGTTGTTTGAAGGTTTTATCACCGCCTGTCAAAGCCACGTTGCCGAGAAGCAACGGCTTTGA